In Solidesulfovibrio fructosivorans JJ], a genomic segment contains:
- a CDS encoding Hpt domain-containing protein, translating into MPDNLQRARAFLLETHQLGPAETEEALCVAASVLRMGLTRLDAAIRAGDGEQCAEQAHALKGNLLNLGLPDLAALAAKAMEPARTEDFEAVRETGTSLTTALGPFWK; encoded by the coding sequence ATGCCAGACAACCTCCAACGCGCCCGTGCCTTCCTGCTGGAGACGCACCAGCTGGGCCCGGCGGAAACCGAAGAAGCCCTTTGCGTGGCCGCCTCGGTGCTGCGGATGGGGCTCACGCGCCTTGATGCGGCGATCCGGGCGGGCGACGGGGAGCAATGCGCCGAGCAGGCCCATGCCCTCAAGGGCAACCTGCTCAACCTCGGCCTGCCGGACCTCGCCGCCCTGGCCGCTAAGGCCATGGAACCGGCCCGAACGGAAGACTTCGAAGCCGTCCGCGAGACGGGCACCTCCCTGAC